The Flavobacterium piscisymbiosum genome includes a region encoding these proteins:
- a CDS encoding RagB/SusD family nutrient uptake outer membrane protein, protein MKYKIIIAGLLISGLLTSCQDLGDEYFDTPAQSTLGDEIIFSNAELAQGAVDGIKVSFGETDSYRGRLLAYQGLNTDTEWLLASSSDNVKSDLVVYNAKADNTEMNAARNVWAMMYEGIERANLCIRGLRTYGNVTSNKQLAQLLGEALTLRAIYYADLVRNWGDVPARFEPVSSATIYIPKTNRDEIYKQLIADLGEASTLVAWPNETSATASTEKVNKAFVKGLRARLAMMASGFQQYPDGVRRSSDPALSVDNMYKLALDECRSVIASGSAHLEPTFEGLWRKYNQESVVAGGESLWEIPFGDTRGRMLYTLAVRHDSPDQFQQMGTNKGGVNGPLPFVFYDYDQADTRRDVTCVPYKWGTAVNDKAKQELTDLQTWYFGKYRFEWMNRIVFAPSDDGVNKIYMRYAEVLLIAAEAANELEGAGSAAVYLKEIRRRAFAPGDQAVKVDAYVNLLTSKQAMMDAIIEENKYEFTGEMERKYSLIRWNLLKTKLDEAKVKMADLKARKGDYADVPSTLYYKYKADEVTLEIYGLNRGETQVPGLGYTSKSWDKLEDNKITTLYKAGVNPDKRQYWPIWQIFIDGSNGQLVNDWVFGN, encoded by the coding sequence ATGAAATATAAAATAATAATAGCAGGATTGTTGATCTCAGGTTTACTGACTTCTTGCCAGGATTTAGGCGATGAATACTTTGATACTCCGGCCCAATCAACATTAGGTGACGAAATTATCTTTTCTAATGCTGAATTAGCACAAGGTGCAGTCGATGGAATAAAAGTATCGTTTGGAGAAACAGATTCATACAGAGGAAGGCTTTTAGCTTATCAGGGATTAAACACAGATACAGAGTGGCTTTTAGCTTCATCTAGTGATAACGTAAAATCTGATTTGGTGGTTTATAACGCTAAGGCTGATAATACAGAAATGAATGCCGCAAGAAATGTTTGGGCAATGATGTATGAGGGAATAGAACGTGCAAATTTATGTATTAGAGGTTTACGTACCTATGGTAATGTGACATCTAATAAGCAATTAGCCCAACTGTTAGGAGAAGCATTAACATTACGTGCCATTTATTATGCTGATTTAGTACGAAACTGGGGGGATGTTCCTGCTCGTTTTGAGCCTGTTTCCAGCGCAACTATTTATATCCCTAAAACTAATCGTGATGAAATTTATAAACAATTAATCGCTGATTTAGGAGAAGCTTCAACTTTAGTAGCATGGCCTAATGAAACTTCGGCAACGGCGAGTACAGAAAAAGTAAACAAAGCTTTTGTAAAAGGTTTGAGAGCTCGTTTGGCAATGATGGCAAGTGGTTTTCAACAATATCCTGATGGAGTTAGAAGAAGTTCAGATCCTGCACTTTCAGTTGATAATATGTATAAGTTAGCATTAGATGAATGCCGTTCTGTTATAGCAAGTGGTTCAGCACATTTAGAACCAACTTTTGAAGGGTTGTGGAGAAAATACAATCAGGAAAGTGTAGTGGCTGGGGGAGAGTCTCTTTGGGAAATACCTTTTGGAGATACTCGAGGAAGAATGTTATATACACTTGCGGTTAGACATGATAGTCCAGATCAGTTTCAGCAAATGGGAACTAATAAAGGAGGAGTTAACGGCCCGTTACCATTCGTTTTTTATGATTACGATCAGGCAGATACCCGTAGAGATGTAACCTGCGTTCCTTATAAATGGGGTACAGCGGTAAATGATAAGGCGAAACAGGAACTGACAGATTTACAGACCTGGTATTTTGGTAAATATCGTTTTGAATGGATGAACCGTATCGTATTTGCGCCAAGTGACGATGGTGTAAATAAAATTTACATGCGTTATGCAGAAGTGCTTTTGATAGCGGCAGAAGCAGCTAACGAATTGGAAGGCGCAGGATCTGCTGCCGTTTATCTAAAAGAAATCCGTCGCAGGGCTTTTGCTCCCGGAGATCAGGCTGTAAAGGTAGATGCTTATGTAAATTTATTGACTAGCAAACAAGCAATGATGGATGCTATTATTGAAGAAAATAAATATGAATTTACAGGAGAAATGGAACGTAAATATTCTCTTATACGCTGGAATTTATTAAAAACAAAATTAGATGAAGCTAAAGTTAAAATGGCAGATCTAAAAGCCCGTAAAGGTGATTATGCTGATGTGCCTTCGACATTGTATTACAAATATAAGGCTGATGAAGTTACATTAGAAATTTACGGATTAAATCGAGGTGAAACACAAGTTCCTGGTTTAGGATATACTTCAAAAAGTTGGGATAAACTGGAAGATAATAAAATAACGACACTTTATAAAGCCGGAGTAAATCCTGATAAAAGACAATACTGGCCAATTTGGCAAATCTTTATTGACGGAAGTAACGGACAGTTAGTTAATGACTGGGTTTTTGGAAACTAA
- a CDS encoding SusC/RagA family TonB-linked outer membrane protein, producing MNFKDLFNKGTNCCFAVVFLLCLLTGNRMNAQTVILEGTVVDAAGLTLPGVNVLEKGTKNGVSTDFDGHYKIKLSNPRAIVTFSYIGFKVQELAVSGKTKLDVVLAEDSHALNEVVVVGYGTVKKSDLTGSVSSISGNELKKVPVSNIAEALTGRIAGVQVTSSEGSPDANIKIRIRGGGSLTQDASPLIIVDGFPVNSMSDIAASNVESMTVLKDASSTAIYGSRGANGVIIITTKTGKDGKMAVSFNMFYGMKTMANDIDVLPVDDFVKWQYEYALLDQSDKTIAKNPSSYTKYFGNWEDHDLYNGVKGTDWQKQIYGRRGEVSSRDLGIRGGNEKLSYNFNYAYYDEKAIMVGSDYKRNNLSLALKNKASDKIDLGFTVRYSDTQINGGGANDQNESSSLDSRLRHSVGYSPVPMPGLTTDNDDQSVNSYLVNPFLAVSDNNRQQTRKNYNLLGSFGWKLAKNLKFQSDLGLDNYNSSDYRFYGSSTYFSSTAKVGAGMPAMVMSDRKDVRFRNANTLNYDFKNILGENHHLTALLGEEMITTTSNNVTTTILKYPKFFDLDQAKKLTTQGTPFSVDNFYSPDDKLLSFFGRLNYDWKDRYLLTASFRADGSSRFLGNNRWGYFPAAAAAWKISEESFLKDTSWMSLLKLRLSYGEAGNNNIPVGQTVQSYMSSTNAYMNGFDSYWSPASVLANPDLKWETTVTQDIGLDFGFFKNRLNGTFDVYKNVTKDLLIEFPVGGTGYKTQYRNMGETQNTGFEATVNFIAIEKKNFGLNFSVNIGVNKNRINSLGVMDNFGMNTNWASTDIGNDYAVNVGSPMGLMYGYQSAGRYEVSDFDYVGGKYVLKSGIADAGSVIGSVVQPGMMKLKNTDGSADNKVTASDQTIIGNSNPKSTGGLVINANAYGFDLSAAFNWSIGNDIYNANKAEFSTSNRNGQYKNLSTEMADGKRWTNLDPESGQLVTNPTDLEALNANTTMWSPYMQKFMFTDWAVEDGSFFRLNTLTLGYSTPEALTSALGVSKLRFYFTATNVFTITNYSGPDPEVSTRRKTPLTPGVDYSAYPRSRQLVFGLNLNF from the coding sequence ATGAATTTTAAAGATTTATTTAACAAAGGAACAAATTGTTGCTTTGCAGTTGTTTTCTTATTGTGTTTACTCACGGGCAACAGAATGAATGCTCAAACAGTAATACTTGAAGGAACAGTTGTAGATGCTGCAGGATTGACTTTACCCGGTGTTAATGTATTAGAAAAAGGAACAAAAAATGGTGTCTCTACAGATTTTGACGGGCATTATAAAATAAAACTTTCAAATCCGAGAGCAATAGTTACGTTCTCGTATATAGGCTTCAAAGTGCAGGAATTAGCTGTGTCTGGCAAAACAAAATTAGATGTTGTCTTAGCAGAAGATTCACATGCATTAAATGAAGTAGTTGTTGTTGGATACGGAACAGTAAAAAAATCAGATCTAACAGGATCTGTTTCTTCAATTTCAGGAAATGAATTAAAAAAAGTTCCAGTTTCTAATATTGCAGAAGCTTTGACAGGAAGAATAGCTGGAGTTCAGGTTACCTCAAGTGAAGGTTCTCCGGATGCAAATATTAAAATCAGAATACGTGGTGGTGGTTCATTAACACAGGATGCTTCACCTTTAATTATAGTAGACGGTTTTCCTGTAAATAGTATGAGCGATATTGCAGCTTCTAATGTTGAATCGATGACTGTTCTTAAAGATGCATCTTCTACCGCAATTTACGGATCGAGAGGAGCAAATGGTGTTATCATTATTACCACTAAGACAGGTAAAGATGGTAAAATGGCTGTTAGTTTTAATATGTTTTATGGTATGAAAACAATGGCTAATGATATTGATGTTCTTCCTGTAGATGATTTTGTAAAATGGCAATACGAATATGCTTTGCTTGATCAATCGGATAAAACTATTGCGAAAAACCCAAGTTCATATACCAAATATTTTGGTAATTGGGAGGATCATGATTTGTATAACGGAGTAAAAGGTACTGACTGGCAAAAACAAATTTACGGTCGTCGTGGTGAAGTAAGCAGTCGTGATTTAGGAATTCGCGGAGGGAATGAAAAACTTAGTTATAATTTTAATTATGCTTATTATGATGAGAAAGCAATTATGGTTGGTTCTGATTATAAAAGAAATAACTTATCCCTGGCTTTGAAAAATAAAGCAAGTGACAAAATAGATCTTGGTTTTACAGTACGTTATTCTGATACTCAAATAAATGGTGGTGGCGCCAATGATCAAAATGAATCTTCGTCTCTTGATAGTCGTTTGCGACATAGTGTAGGTTATTCTCCGGTACCAATGCCAGGATTAACTACTGATAATGATGATCAAAGTGTGAATAGTTATTTGGTGAATCCATTTTTAGCTGTAAGTGATAATAATCGTCAGCAAACGAGAAAAAATTATAATTTATTAGGGAGCTTTGGATGGAAATTGGCTAAAAATCTAAAGTTTCAAAGTGATTTAGGATTGGATAATTATAATTCTTCAGATTACCGTTTCTATGGTTCATCTACCTATTTTTCAAGTACTGCTAAAGTTGGAGCAGGAATGCCGGCTATGGTGATGAGTGATCGTAAGGATGTACGTTTTAGAAATGCCAATACATTAAATTATGATTTTAAAAATATCTTAGGAGAAAATCATCACTTGACAGCACTTTTGGGTGAGGAAATGATTACAACCACTTCAAATAATGTAACGACAACTATTTTAAAATATCCTAAGTTCTTCGATCTGGATCAGGCAAAAAAATTAACAACGCAGGGAACTCCATTTTCTGTAGATAATTTTTACAGTCCTGATGATAAATTATTGTCATTTTTTGGACGTTTAAATTATGATTGGAAAGATCGCTATTTGTTAACTGCTTCTTTTCGTGCAGATGGTTCAAGCAGGTTTTTAGGCAATAATCGTTGGGGATATTTCCCTGCAGCGGCAGCAGCGTGGAAGATTTCTGAAGAAAGTTTCCTGAAAGATACTTCATGGATGAGTCTTCTTAAATTAAGATTAAGCTATGGTGAGGCAGGAAATAATAATATTCCTGTAGGGCAAACGGTTCAGAGTTATATGTCTAGTACGAATGCTTACATGAATGGTTTCGATAGTTATTGGTCTCCGGCTAGTGTTTTGGCAAATCCAGATCTAAAATGGGAAACTACCGTTACGCAGGATATTGGTCTTGATTTTGGATTTTTCAAAAATCGTTTAAACGGAACTTTCGATGTGTATAAAAATGTCACTAAAGATTTGTTGATAGAATTTCCGGTAGGAGGTACAGGATATAAGACCCAATACAGAAATATGGGTGAAACACAAAATACAGGTTTTGAGGCTACTGTAAATTTTATAGCGATCGAAAAGAAAAACTTCGGTTTAAATTTTTCGGTAAATATTGGTGTTAATAAAAATAGAATTAACTCTCTTGGAGTAATGGATAATTTTGGAATGAACACGAACTGGGCGTCAACAGATATTGGTAATGATTATGCTGTAAATGTTGGTTCTCCAATGGGGTTAATGTACGGTTATCAAAGTGCCGGAAGATATGAAGTTTCAGATTTTGATTATGTTGGAGGTAAGTATGTCTTAAAATCAGGTATTGCTGATGCTGGTAGCGTTATTGGTAGTGTTGTACAGCCGGGTATGATGAAGTTGAAAAATACAGATGGTTCTGCTGATAATAAAGTTACTGCATCAGACCAGACAATTATTGGTAATTCTAATCCTAAAAGTACGGGAGGTTTAGTTATTAATGCAAATGCTTATGGTTTTGATCTTTCTGCTGCTTTCAACTGGAGTATAGGAAACGACATATATAATGCCAATAAAGCTGAGTTTTCAACATCAAACAGAAATGGACAGTATAAAAATTTGAGCACTGAAATGGCAGATGGCAAAAGATGGACCAATTTAGATCCTGAGTCAGGGCAATTAGTGACAAATCCAACTGACCTTGAGGCATTAAATGCTAATACCACAATGTGGTCTCCTTATATGCAAAAATTCATGTTTACAGACTGGGCTGTTGAAGATGGTTCTTTTTTTAGACTGAATACTTTAACGTTAGGATATAGTACACCTGAAGCACTTACATCTGCATTGGGAGTAAGTAAATTAAGATTCTATTTTACAGCAACAAATGTTTTTACAATTACAAATTATTCTGGTCCTGATCCTGAAGTGTCTACAAGAAGAAAAACACCACTAACACCTGGAGTTGATTATTCAGCGTACCCACGCAGCAGACAACTGGTTTTTGGTTTAAACCTTAATTTCTAA
- a CDS encoding MFS transporter has translation MKKSLIALSLGGLTIGITEFVMMGLLPDIASDMKVSIPVAGYLISAYALGVVIGAPLLVILGRNFPPKKMLLILALMLTVFNALSIIAPTYNFLFASRFLSGLPHGAFFGVGAVVASRLADKGKEAQAIAIMFSGLTLANLIGVPIGTYIGHHFIWRYTFILIAIVGMLTFLFISLWMPNLEKSGNVNMKTQLQFFKKTEAWLIIGITAIGFGGLFAWISYIAPLLINVSKFSAEDVSYILILAGLGMVVGNFLGGKLADKYSPAPTVLALLFVMSIDLILVYLFSSNQYVSLFLTFLTGAISFSVIAPIQMLMIKTAKDAEMIASAALQGSFNIGNALGAFLGGLPLTAGYSYASPNLIGLGMAVIGMIITFVLMQKHKSNLQLQRA, from the coding sequence ATGAAAAAAAGTCTTATCGCACTCTCATTAGGAGGATTAACTATCGGTATTACCGAGTTTGTTATGATGGGTTTGTTGCCAGATATTGCCTCAGATATGAAAGTCTCGATTCCGGTTGCAGGATATTTAATTTCTGCTTACGCACTTGGCGTTGTTATTGGAGCTCCTTTATTAGTCATCCTTGGAAGAAACTTTCCGCCAAAAAAAATGCTTTTAATTTTAGCATTGATGTTAACTGTTTTTAATGCGCTTTCTATTATCGCACCTACCTATAATTTTTTATTCGCCTCAAGATTTCTGTCCGGATTGCCACACGGAGCCTTTTTTGGAGTTGGAGCAGTTGTAGCAAGCCGTCTGGCTGATAAAGGTAAAGAAGCGCAGGCAATTGCAATTATGTTCTCAGGTCTAACGTTGGCCAATTTAATAGGTGTGCCTATTGGTACTTATATAGGACATCATTTTATATGGCGTTATACTTTTATATTAATTGCTATTGTTGGTATGCTTACGTTTTTATTTATTTCTTTATGGATGCCAAATCTGGAAAAAAGCGGAAATGTAAATATGAAAACGCAATTGCAATTTTTTAAGAAAACCGAAGCCTGGTTAATCATCGGTATTACTGCAATTGGTTTTGGAGGATTATTTGCCTGGATCAGTTACATCGCACCTTTATTAATAAATGTCTCTAAGTTTTCAGCAGAAGATGTTTCGTATATTTTAATTTTAGCTGGTTTAGGTATGGTGGTTGGAAATTTCCTTGGAGGTAAATTAGCCGATAAATATTCGCCAGCACCAACAGTATTAGCTTTGTTGTTTGTAATGTCGATCGATTTGATTCTGGTGTACTTATTTTCATCCAATCAATATGTTTCTTTATTTCTGACTTTTCTAACAGGAGCTATTTCTTTTTCGGTTATTGCGCCTATCCAAATGTTAATGATCAAAACGGCTAAAGATGCTGAAATGATTGCTTCAGCTGCACTTCAGGGAAGCTTTAATATCGGGAATGCTTTAGGAGCCTTTTTAGGAGGTTTGCCTTTGACAGCTGGATATAGTTATGCTTCTCCAAATTTAATTGGATTGGGAATGGCAGTGATCGGAATGATAATTACTTTCGTTCTAATGCAAAAGCATAAAAGTAATTTGCAATTGCAACGTGCTTAA
- a CDS encoding AraC family transcriptional regulator: MPILNQFKTLVIDEFEDEKFHLPPHTHTYYEIIYIKKGNGVHHLNNNLLPYKTGDLFVISPEDEHYFDIKKSTRFFYIKFTDNYFNSKQNLTCDEFLIHTPESFMRDKTLKETVLKLDDPCKTILKNTIENIAAYNCKTDVSTSPIVFYQILSIFGLIKETMRGQNLVVKGNSIDNEQITSYIHQNIYQPKLVQIKVIANHFNIAETYFSAYFKRTFSISYREYIHNLRTTLIEKRIHNNQLPIKQIAYEFGFTDESHLSNYFKKRKNMKPTDFKKT, from the coding sequence ATGCCAATATTAAATCAATTCAAAACTCTGGTGATTGATGAATTTGAAGATGAGAAATTTCACCTTCCGCCACACACGCATACTTATTATGAAATTATTTACATCAAAAAAGGAAACGGCGTTCATCATCTAAACAACAACTTATTACCTTATAAAACAGGTGATCTTTTTGTGATTTCGCCAGAAGACGAGCATTATTTTGATATTAAAAAAAGTACTCGATTTTTCTATATTAAGTTTACCGATAATTATTTCAACTCGAAACAAAATCTTACTTGCGATGAATTTTTAATTCATACCCCGGAAAGTTTCATGCGCGATAAAACATTAAAAGAAACCGTCCTTAAACTAGATGATCCTTGTAAAACAATATTAAAAAACACAATCGAAAACATTGCTGCCTATAATTGCAAAACCGATGTTTCTACCTCGCCTATTGTATTTTACCAGATTCTTTCGATTTTCGGGTTAATTAAAGAGACTATGCGCGGGCAGAATCTTGTCGTAAAAGGAAATTCAATTGATAACGAACAAATCACATCTTATATTCATCAGAATATTTATCAGCCAAAACTGGTTCAGATAAAGGTTATTGCGAATCATTTTAATATTGCAGAAACCTATTTTAGTGCTTATTTCAAAAGAACATTCTCTATCAGTTATCGCGAATATATTCATAATTTGAGAACTACTCTGATCGAAAAACGAATTCACAACAATCAGCTTCCTATTAAACAAATAGCGTATGAGTTTGGTTTTACAGATGAAAGTCATCTTTCGAACTATTTTAAAAAAAGAAAAAACATGAAACCGACAGATTTCAAAAAAACTTAA
- a CDS encoding DUF3347 domain-containing protein, giving the protein MKNTISTIAVVITLLFSANTIQATTIKTAITTNEDVDSSQLQTVYDAYFTVKDALIKSDAKLTSAKANDLLAAITAVKMDKLKSNEHTVWMKVVKKLTADAKSISGTSDLKKQRETFKSLSKNTYDLIKVSKSDVAVYKQYCPMADADWLSKEKAVKNPYYGSSMLTCGNVVETIK; this is encoded by the coding sequence ATGAAAAATACAATTTCAACTATAGCAGTAGTAATCACATTATTATTTTCTGCAAATACTATTCAGGCAACTACCATAAAAACAGCAATAACTACAAATGAAGATGTTGATTCTAGTCAGTTACAAACTGTTTATGATGCTTATTTTACAGTAAAAGATGCTTTAATAAAAAGCGATGCGAAATTAACTTCGGCGAAAGCCAATGATTTATTAGCTGCAATTACTGCAGTAAAAATGGACAAACTAAAAAGTAATGAGCATACTGTTTGGATGAAAGTGGTAAAAAAATTAACCGCTGATGCCAAAAGCATTTCAGGTACTTCAGATCTAAAAAAACAACGTGAAACTTTTAAATCACTTTCAAAAAACACCTACGATTTAATTAAAGTTTCTAAATCTGATGTCGCTGTTTACAAACAATATTGCCCAATGGCAGATGCTGACTGGTTAAGCAAAGAAAAAGCAGTTAAGAATCCGTATTACGGTTCTTCGATGCTGACTTGCGGAAACGTGGTAGAAACCATCAAATAA
- a CDS encoding AraC family transcriptional regulator, which translates to MTLYIKNMVCGRCKMVVKSELDKLGLQTIAVELGEVELQDNITDSQKEVLLKNLQALGFDLIDDKKSKTIEKIKNLIVDLVHHKNNELKVNLSDYLVENLNQDYSTLSNLFSEIENTTIEKYFISQKIEKVKELLIYNELSLSEIADMLNYSNVAHLSNQFKKITGFTPTYFKQLKDKKRIQIENL; encoded by the coding sequence ATGACACTCTACATCAAAAACATGGTGTGTGGTCGCTGTAAAATGGTTGTGAAGTCTGAGTTGGATAAACTCGGACTTCAGACTATTGCTGTTGAATTAGGCGAAGTCGAACTGCAAGATAATATTACCGATTCTCAGAAAGAAGTTTTACTTAAAAATCTGCAAGCTTTGGGTTTTGATCTTATTGATGATAAAAAAAGTAAAACCATTGAGAAAATTAAAAATCTAATTGTCGATTTGGTTCATCATAAAAACAACGAACTCAAAGTTAATTTGTCTGATTATTTGGTTGAAAACCTCAACCAGGATTATAGCACACTAAGTAATCTGTTCTCGGAAATTGAAAATACTACGATCGAAAAATACTTTATCAGCCAAAAAATAGAAAAGGTAAAAGAGCTTTTGATTTATAATGAACTTTCGCTAAGCGAAATTGCTGATATGTTAAACTATAGCAATGTTGCTCATTTAAGTAATCAGTTCAAGAAAATTACTGGTTTCACGCCTACTTATTTCAAACAATTGAAAGATAAAAAACGCATTCAAATAGAGAATTTGTAA
- a CDS encoding heavy metal translocating P-type ATPase, whose product MTHQYIISGMSCDGCRKKVEKTLNSVEGIQAEVTLNPPLATITMEKHVATEKFQEVLTEAGKYTIEMTSSKNTTETPVKSCCSSQNKDNHAGHDHKKKVVTHNHNATGVFYCPMHCEGDKTYNKPGDCPVCGMDLVPQIAIGAQFTCPMHPEVISNELGDCPICGMDLVPMQASESEENKTYTELLRKMKIATLFTLPIFIISMSEMIPNNPLFNIMSIEKWNWVQFLFSIPVLFYAGWMFFVRAYKSIISWNLNMFTLIGIGTSVAFLFSVAGMFFPDLFPSEFKSHHGTIHLYFEAATVIITLVLLGQLLEAKAHGQTNGAIKELLKLAPTEATLVENGNDRTISIHDIKKGDLLRVKPGEKIPVDGKITSGESSIDEAMITGEPIPVDKKAGDNVISGTINGTKSFVMIAEKVGSETLLSQIIQMVNDASRSRAPIQKLADRVAKYFVPTVVAISILTFILWAKFGPEPSYIYGLINAIAVLIIACPCALGLATPMSVMVGVGKGAQHGILIKNAEALENMNKIDVLITDKTGTITEGKPTVEKIYAIDNNEDILLQNIASLNQHSEHPLAQAVVNFAKAKNQQLLEVPDFEAVAGKGVLGTVNNSKIALGNKKLMEQINASVSDDLESKITAEQNLGKTVSYIAVNNIISGYVTITDAIKVNSAKAIKDLIDQGVEVIMLTGDNKNTAKAVADQLHLSSFKADCLPEDKLREIERLQAEGKIVAMAGDGINDAPALAKADIGIAMGTGTDVAIESAKITLVKGDLNGIVKAKKLSFSVMKNIKQNLFFAFIYNVLGVPIAAGILYPVFGILLSPMLAALAMSLSSVSVIVNALRLRNLNL is encoded by the coding sequence ATGACTCATCAATATATAATTTCAGGAATGTCGTGCGATGGCTGCCGAAAAAAAGTAGAAAAAACTTTGAACTCAGTAGAAGGAATTCAGGCCGAAGTGACTTTAAATCCTCCATTGGCAACTATTACAATGGAAAAACATGTTGCCACTGAAAAATTTCAGGAAGTCTTAACCGAAGCCGGAAAATATACTATTGAGATGACTTCATCTAAAAACACAACAGAAACTCCTGTTAAATCCTGTTGTTCCAGCCAAAACAAAGACAATCATGCCGGTCATGATCATAAAAAAAAAGTTGTAACTCATAATCATAACGCAACCGGAGTTTTTTACTGCCCAATGCATTGCGAAGGCGATAAAACGTATAATAAACCCGGGGACTGTCCGGTTTGTGGTATGGATTTGGTACCTCAAATTGCTATTGGCGCACAATTTACCTGCCCAATGCATCCGGAAGTTATTTCGAATGAACTGGGCGACTGCCCAATCTGCGGTATGGATTTAGTTCCGATGCAGGCATCTGAATCTGAAGAAAACAAAACGTATACTGAATTGCTAAGGAAAATGAAGATTGCGACATTGTTCACGCTTCCTATTTTCATTATCTCAATGTCAGAAATGATTCCGAACAATCCTCTTTTTAACATTATGTCGATTGAAAAATGGAACTGGGTTCAGTTTCTGTTTTCAATTCCGGTTTTATTTTACGCCGGATGGATGTTTTTTGTTCGTGCCTATAAATCTATTATCAGCTGGAATTTAAACATGTTTACTTTAATCGGAATTGGAACCAGCGTTGCCTTTCTTTTTAGCGTGGCTGGAATGTTTTTTCCTGATCTTTTTCCATCTGAATTCAAATCGCATCACGGAACCATTCATTTGTATTTTGAAGCCGCCACGGTTATTATTACGTTAGTTTTATTAGGACAGCTATTAGAAGCCAAAGCTCACGGACAAACCAATGGCGCGATTAAAGAATTACTGAAATTAGCACCAACCGAAGCCACTTTGGTAGAAAACGGAAACGACAGAACAATTTCTATTCACGATATTAAAAAAGGTGATTTATTGCGAGTAAAACCTGGAGAAAAAATTCCGGTTGACGGAAAAATAACTTCTGGAGAAAGCAGTATTGATGAAGCCATGATTACCGGAGAACCCATTCCGGTTGATAAAAAAGCGGGCGACAATGTAATTTCGGGAACCATAAACGGAACCAAATCATTTGTCATGATTGCCGAAAAAGTAGGTTCAGAAACTTTGCTTTCGCAGATTATTCAAATGGTAAACGATGCAAGCCGTTCGAGAGCACCAATTCAAAAACTCGCCGACCGTGTTGCAAAGTATTTTGTTCCAACAGTAGTTGCCATTTCTATATTGACTTTTATTCTATGGGCGAAATTTGGTCCCGAACCTTCCTATATATATGGATTAATTAATGCGATTGCGGTTTTAATCATCGCCTGCCCTTGTGCTTTAGGGTTGGCAACACCAATGTCGGTTATGGTAGGAGTTGGAAAAGGCGCACAACACGGAATTTTAATTAAAAATGCCGAAGCGCTCGAAAACATGAATAAAATCGATGTTTTAATTACAGATAAAACAGGAACTATTACTGAAGGAAAACCAACAGTAGAAAAAATTTATGCGATCGATAATAACGAAGATATTCTGTTGCAAAACATTGCTTCGCTAAATCAGCATAGTGAGCATCCTTTGGCGCAAGCCGTTGTTAATTTTGCTAAAGCTAAAAACCAACAATTACTTGAAGTTCCGGATTTTGAAGCTGTTGCCGGAAAAGGAGTTTTAGGAACGGTTAACAACTCGAAAATCGCATTAGGAAATAAAAAACTAATGGAACAGATTAACGCTTCGGTTTCTGATGATCTTGAAAGCAAAATTACAGCCGAGCAAAATCTTGGAAAAACGGTTTCTTACATTGCCGTAAACAATATTATTTCGGGTTATGTAACCATTACAGATGCCATAAAAGTAAACAGTGCAAAAGCAATTAAAGATTTAATCGATCAGGGCGTTGAAGTTATTATGCTTACGGGCGATAACAAAAACACGGCAAAAGCAGTAGCTGATCAGCTTCATTTAAGTTCTTTTAAAGCCGATTGTCTTCCTGAAGATAAACTGAGAGAAATTGAACGTTTACAAGCTGAAGGAAAAATTGTTGCCATGGCCGGCGACGGAATTAACGATGCTCCGGCTTTAGCCAAAGCAGATATCGGGATTGCAATGGGAACCGGAACCGACGTTGCCATTGAAAGTGCTAAAATAACGCTTGTAAAAGGAGATTTAAATGGCATTGTAAAAGCTAAAAAGCTGAGCTTTTCGGTTATGAAAAATATTAAGCAAAATCTGTTTTTTGCCTTTATATACAATGTTTTAGGAGTTCCAATTGCGGCGGGAATTTTATATCCTGTATTCGGAATTTTGCTTTCGCCGATGTTAGCCGCTTTGGCAATGAGTTTAAGCTCTGTTTCGGTGATTGTAAATGCTTTGCGATTGCGAAACCTCAACCTTTAA